A stretch of Cytophagales bacterium DNA encodes these proteins:
- a CDS encoding divalent metal cation transporter gives MKNLIKFLLSFGPGIFAIGYTIGTGSVTSMIVAGNSFGMDLLWVLALSCLFSGVLIYVSGQYYLITRETALFAVKKHLPMGKVLACAIIISVGIGQWNSLIGILGITSNVIFEIIQLNYPGITNPYPVVLGIAVIIIGTFYLLLLKGSYSLFEKVLALFVSMMGLSFFFTLFFVMPLPMEVIKGLVPKIPQVDGAGILLAAFVGTTMAAATFLSRPLFIQGKGWTREDQVTHRNDGIVAAILIFIISGSIMSVSAGSLYGTGTEITKVLDMSGALTPLAGKFAVGVFFVGTLSAGLSSIFPCLMIVPLMVADYSSGNLDVTSKRFRIITGFASLLALSIPVFGVNPIKGQILSQVLNAFGLPLVVFIFIMLWNRKSVVVKWKPIINLILVGALVFALIITYNGLSDILT, from the coding sequence TTGAAAAATCTGATCAAATTTCTATTGTCCTTTGGCCCCGGAATTTTTGCCATAGGTTATACCATTGGGACGGGCAGCGTGACCTCAATGATCGTTGCAGGGAACTCATTCGGTATGGACCTGCTATGGGTTTTAGCCCTTAGTTGTCTTTTCTCCGGTGTTTTGATTTACGTTTCAGGACAATACTATTTGATCACCAGGGAGACTGCCTTATTTGCCGTAAAAAAGCACTTGCCGATGGGTAAGGTGCTGGCCTGTGCGATCATCATTTCGGTGGGAATAGGTCAATGGAATTCCCTGATTGGTATTCTTGGAATTACTTCCAATGTCATTTTTGAGATCATCCAGCTCAACTATCCGGGAATTACCAATCCATATCCCGTGGTGTTAGGCATTGCTGTAATAATCATTGGGACATTTTATCTCCTCCTGTTGAAGGGGAGTTATTCTCTTTTTGAAAAAGTATTGGCCCTGTTTGTATCGATGATGGGGCTGTCCTTCTTTTTTACGCTGTTTTTTGTGATGCCGCTACCAATGGAGGTTATTAAAGGCCTTGTTCCAAAAATCCCGCAAGTGGATGGAGCAGGTATTCTGTTAGCGGCATTCGTGGGTACCACTATGGCTGCGGCTACCTTTTTATCACGACCTCTGTTTATCCAGGGGAAAGGATGGACACGAGAAGATCAGGTTACACATCGCAATGATGGAATTGTAGCTGCGATCCTGATTTTTATTATCAGCGGATCCATCATGTCCGTGTCTGCTGGGTCGCTCTATGGTACAGGTACCGAGATCACTAAAGTACTTGACATGTCTGGGGCATTGACACCCCTCGCAGGAAAATTTGCAGTGGGGGTTTTCTTTGTTGGAACGTTGAGTGCCGGACTTTCTTCCATATTTCCTTGTTTGATGATTGTGCCGCTAATGGTTGCTGATTACTCTTCTGGTAATTTAGATGTGACTTCCAAAAGGTTTCGGATCATTACCGGATTTGCGAGCCTATTAGCATTAAGTATTCCCGTCTTTGGGGTAAATCCCATCAAAGGGCAAATCCTTTCTCAAGTACTCAATGCCTTCGGATTACCACTGGTGGTTTTTATTTTCATCATGCTATGGAACCGTAAATCTGTTGTGGTTAAATGGAAGCCAATCATAAATTTGATATTGGTAGGAGCGTTGGTCTTTGCATTGATCATCACTTATAATGGATTATCGGATATTTTGACTTAA
- a CDS encoding PKD domain-containing protein has product MKNLITRTYKQGILMVSFLATMVVLISCSEDEPAPPDPATVNAGFTAEVDVDDSFTYTFTNTSVILGIDDLTGTYAWDFGGDGTSTEASPTHTFSAAGDYNVTLTVTAADGEQGTASETITVTAPLNKYGSITDTTDDDTGELRLSVDVIQTGRVTFMYRVHADAQDGFINVAGTSTTGDFSIVEVRLKDDGSHAFREGASDDAIAAANFPDPKIDVWVPVEVSWSANGTDVPTWTVIMDGQTVLADAVSTTNGGDGDVAGHLEATMGGAANFQWKYASNSTIDEGTYEVDDIVIYSSDSGSEVVVFTDDFQAFQVGANLNPGEDLENPTTAYHENTVDATVAEEQ; this is encoded by the coding sequence ATGAAAAACCTAATAACAAGGACATACAAGCAAGGTATCTTAATGGTGTCTTTCTTGGCGACAATGGTTGTACTAATATCCTGTAGTGAGGACGAACCTGCACCACCGGATCCGGCTACAGTTAATGCAGGCTTTACTGCTGAAGTAGATGTGGATGATTCTTTTACTTACACATTCACCAATACATCTGTGATTCTAGGTATTGATGACCTTACTGGAACTTATGCCTGGGATTTCGGAGGCGATGGAACTTCAACTGAAGCTAGTCCTACACATACTTTCTCAGCTGCAGGGGATTACAACGTTACATTAACAGTAACTGCCGCTGATGGGGAGCAAGGCACTGCATCCGAGACGATCACCGTAACCGCACCTTTGAATAAGTACGGTTCTATCACGGATACAACAGATGATGATACTGGTGAGCTTAGATTATCTGTAGATGTGATTCAGACAGGTCGTGTAACATTCATGTATCGTGTACACGCAGATGCGCAGGATGGCTTTATTAATGTTGCAGGAACATCTACAACAGGCGATTTCTCTATCGTTGAAGTAAGATTGAAAGATGATGGAAGTCATGCCTTCCGTGAAGGAGCTTCTGATGATGCCATTGCAGCGGCGAACTTCCCAGATCCAAAAATTGATGTTTGGGTTCCCGTTGAAGTAAGCTGGTCGGCAAATGGAACAGATGTACCCACCTGGACCGTAATTATGGATGGTCAAACTGTATTGGCCGATGCCGTAAGTACTACGAATGGCGGTGACGGAGATGTTGCTGGTCACTTAGAAGCTACTATGGGAGGCGCTGCTAATTTCCAGTGGAAATATGCTTCTAATTCAACCATAGATGAAGGAACCTATGAAGTAGATGATATCGTGATCTATTCCTCAGATTCTGGTTCTGAAGTAGTGGTGTTTACCGATGACTTTCAGGCTTTCCAGGTAGGTGCTAACTTGAATCCCGGTGAAGACCTGGAAAACCCAACTACTGCCTATCATGAGAATACTGTCGATGCAACTGTTGCAGAAGAACAATAA
- a CDS encoding polysaccharide lyase family 7 protein, which yields MSIAVLLESCGSKSATSNEAATQEAQFPSDVMNSLGQWKILLGNGESKDDLIEFKHDDYFFHTNDGADWVVYKAPNGGITSPNSHNTRSELGQIERWTPDIGGKLTGTLKVMHVSTSGDARVAASYAVVVGQIHSAEKHKNEPLKIFYKKFPGHTKGSVYWNYEINTDGDNSGRWDFSTAVWGYDMSVVGDAPEEYPQEPLDGIALGEEFSYEVNVYKGVMYLTFSSEGHETRTFQKNLIQSEFSSTSLPQQIVDLYVPIGQDGTEKPNAYEGELQFFKQGAYNQTNGRSPEDNMVWGTGSATYDGDVALQYTNGSYAEVWFRSSSVGPGTPPR from the coding sequence TTGAGCATAGCAGTCCTGCTGGAAAGCTGTGGTTCAAAGTCTGCAACATCGAATGAAGCAGCAACACAAGAGGCACAATTTCCGAGCGACGTAATGAACTCTCTGGGACAGTGGAAGATCCTTCTTGGTAATGGTGAAAGCAAGGATGACTTGATAGAGTTTAAGCATGATGATTATTTTTTTCACACAAACGATGGTGCTGACTGGGTGGTGTACAAAGCACCAAATGGAGGAATTACCTCACCTAATTCTCATAATACAAGATCGGAATTGGGACAAATCGAGCGATGGACTCCTGACATTGGTGGCAAGTTGACTGGAACGCTCAAAGTCATGCACGTGAGCACTTCTGGCGATGCGCGAGTCGCTGCTTCCTACGCTGTGGTAGTAGGACAAATACATAGTGCGGAAAAACATAAGAATGAGCCGCTAAAGATCTTTTATAAGAAATTTCCCGGGCATACGAAAGGCTCGGTATACTGGAATTATGAGATCAATACCGATGGCGATAACTCCGGAAGATGGGATTTTTCTACGGCAGTATGGGGGTACGATATGTCAGTAGTTGGCGATGCACCGGAAGAATACCCCCAGGAACCTCTAGATGGCATTGCATTGGGCGAGGAGTTTAGCTACGAAGTGAATGTTTACAAGGGTGTGATGTACCTCACCTTTTCCAGTGAGGGTCATGAAACAAGGACTTTTCAGAAGAATCTGATACAATCAGAATTCTCCAGTACATCATTGCCTCAGCAAATTGTGGACTTGTATGTTCCTATTGGGCAAGATGGAACGGAAAAGCCCAATGCCTATGAAGGTGAATTACAATTTTTTAAACAAGGTGCGTACAACCAGACCAACGGCCGAAGCCCCGAAGACAACATGGTTTGGGGGACTGGATCTGCGACCTATGATGGAGATGTAGCCTTACAATATACGAATGGGAGTTATGCGGAAGTTTGGTTCCGTTCATCGTCCGTTGGCCCCGGAACACCTCCCAGATAG
- a CDS encoding FadR/GntR family transcriptional regulator, with product MELLKNFSQIEIESPSNQIIRQIKGLISSGQLNPGDKLPSERLMCERLGVGRTHLRDALKKLEFYGILKTLPQSGTVVAGLGLPALEGLISDMLNLHGNDFKSLVETRVMLEVNAAMLAAKNRTSHDLFELEKALEAHKQRVQNEEPTVEEDLLFHLKIAEASKNTVLKSLMLIITPDIMAYFKKHNVCGEGRAEVALKEHELLVEHISAGNSDEAGALIKEHFNETLNYVNRLEFTSENLKAV from the coding sequence ATGGAATTACTTAAGAACTTTTCTCAGATAGAGATTGAGTCTCCGTCAAACCAGATCATTCGACAGATCAAGGGTTTGATTTCGTCAGGGCAACTGAATCCTGGAGATAAACTACCCTCCGAACGATTGATGTGTGAGCGGTTAGGTGTAGGTCGGACTCACCTGCGAGATGCACTAAAAAAATTGGAGTTCTATGGCATACTAAAAACACTCCCACAGAGTGGTACGGTTGTGGCCGGTTTGGGACTTCCAGCGCTGGAAGGACTGATCTCCGACATGTTGAATTTGCATGGTAATGATTTCAAGTCGCTGGTTGAAACCAGGGTCATGCTGGAAGTGAATGCAGCTATGCTGGCCGCAAAGAATAGAACATCCCATGACCTCTTTGAACTGGAGAAGGCCCTGGAGGCACATAAGCAAAGGGTGCAAAATGAGGAGCCTACTGTAGAAGAAGACCTCTTATTCCATTTGAAGATTGCTGAAGCAAGTAAGAATACGGTGTTGAAATCATTGATGTTAATCATCACACCGGATATCATGGCATACTTCAAAAAGCATAATGTCTGTGGCGAGGGGAGAGCAGAGGTCGCACTAAAAGAACATGAGTTGTTGGTGGAGCATATCTCCGCAGGAAATTCAGACGAAGCAGGGGCACTCATCAAAGAGCACTTCAACGAAACCCTTAATTATGTCAATCGCCTGGAGTTTACCTCTGAAAACTTGAAAGCAGTATAA
- a CDS encoding RagB/SusD family nutrient uptake outer membrane protein produces MNRFKLLLLLILGLSTFGCSDLQEEPIGILVPETFFTDVASVESARNGIYARMHHRFFLARETSIQIMLRSDMVDIGNLGTRQERIDHNNFNDIADNGNTLVSWGAMWDIVSACNLTIFGASIASGDEDELNLLSGQAHFIRAMTYYHIVRQFGPVIYIDEPVSDVAALSSAFPNSVEEIYSEIISDLEFAKSVLPNTVSNKSVPSRAAASAYLASVYLTTGDYANALAEAEEVIGRSIDDGDGTYALGLEPDFQNLFHYANVKNSLEPIFVLDYVGIVGINATNWYTDYLAPLTGIEGNFNGKQGGWTVMVPSFDVYDTWDGRDYRRAVSFDTTGTNQAGEIVDYTQFSTLDPLNSNRPHIAKYQRFAGESDNIGAESRASELDYLLMRYAEVLLIAAEAAVEMGDNNKAQTYLNRVRARARNGAVDGDNVKYPPSSFPADHFGSVTVEDVLEERRLELAFEGKRWYDIIRRDLGQSVFSAAGLEGEKPGFVYPTDYLIPIPADEVLRNPNLSGG; encoded by the coding sequence ATGAATAGATTTAAGCTTTTGCTTTTGTTGATCCTGGGATTATCAACATTTGGATGTTCAGATTTACAGGAAGAGCCCATTGGAATTTTGGTTCCGGAGACTTTCTTCACGGATGTGGCCTCGGTTGAGTCTGCCCGAAACGGTATCTATGCCAGAATGCATCACCGATTTTTCCTTGCCAGGGAAACCTCCATTCAGATCATGTTACGAAGTGACATGGTGGACATAGGTAACCTGGGTACGCGTCAGGAAAGAATTGACCACAACAATTTTAATGACATTGCCGATAATGGGAACACGTTAGTTTCATGGGGAGCGATGTGGGATATCGTATCTGCATGTAACCTGACGATATTCGGAGCTTCCATTGCTTCCGGAGATGAAGATGAGTTGAATCTGTTAAGTGGACAGGCCCATTTCATCCGTGCGATGACCTATTACCACATCGTTAGACAGTTTGGACCGGTGATTTACATTGATGAGCCTGTTTCCGATGTTGCGGCGTTGAGTAGTGCCTTTCCAAATTCAGTAGAAGAGATTTACAGTGAAATTATTTCTGATCTGGAATTCGCTAAATCGGTATTGCCGAATACGGTTTCTAATAAGTCAGTGCCTTCAAGGGCGGCAGCCAGTGCGTATCTGGCTTCTGTTTATTTAACGACTGGAGACTATGCGAATGCACTTGCAGAGGCAGAGGAAGTCATTGGGAGATCGATTGATGATGGAGATGGAACGTATGCATTGGGTTTAGAGCCTGACTTTCAGAACTTGTTCCATTATGCGAATGTGAAAAATTCCCTCGAACCCATTTTCGTGCTGGATTATGTGGGTATTGTTGGTATCAATGCGACCAACTGGTACACGGACTATTTAGCACCACTGACGGGCATTGAAGGAAACTTCAATGGAAAGCAGGGTGGATGGACTGTGATGGTTCCTTCTTTCGACGTTTACGACACTTGGGATGGTAGAGACTATCGCCGGGCCGTGAGTTTCGATACGACTGGAACTAATCAAGCCGGAGAAATTGTGGATTATACGCAGTTCAGCACGTTAGATCCATTGAACTCCAACCGACCACATATTGCGAAATATCAACGGTTCGCAGGAGAATCTGATAACATCGGTGCAGAGTCAAGAGCTTCCGAGTTGGATTACCTGCTGATGCGCTATGCAGAAGTATTACTCATTGCTGCTGAAGCTGCAGTAGAAATGGGTGATAACAATAAAGCACAGACCTACCTGAACAGGGTTCGGGCACGTGCCAGAAATGGAGCGGTCGATGGTGATAATGTGAAATATCCACCAAGTTCCTTTCCTGCCGATCACTTTGGTTCTGTAACCGTGGAGGATGTTTTGGAAGAGCGAAGGCTGGAGCTGGCCTTCGAAGGAAAGCGATGGTACGACATCATAAGAAGAGATTTGGGCCAATCGGTTTTTAGTGCCGCAGGATTAGAGGGAGAGAAGCCCGGCTTTGTTTACCCGACTGATTACCTGATTCCGATTCCAGCGGATGAAGTACTCCGAAATCCGAATTTGAGTGGAGGTTAA
- a CDS encoding chondroitinase-B domain-containing protein — MKRLLFLVTSLIILIGCQQSTSQKEVMVSNIMELNEAISSATPGTEIIMKNGPWNDAQIRFVGKGTEGSPIILRAETSGQVILQGVSNLKLGGEHLVVDGLHFANGASPSRAVIEFSVNDDTLANHCRVTNCVIDAFNKSQRNKQDLWVLFKGRHNQLDHSYLAGKSNRGPTIRVDLAGNESINNYHQINNNHFGPRPPKGGPSAETIQIGNSFTSMAPSYTQVYENFFDRCNGEVEVISSKTNFNEFRNNVFYKSEGSLVTRHGNYCIVDGNYFIGDEDSPHVGGVRLIGTGHWITNNYFYNLRGEIFRGPLAVMNGIPKSPLNRYIQVTDVVVAHNTWVNCKSPWQFGVGSNIDQREVLPPSEIRSETPIRTLVANNIIYNTNGDEVPVLRYDSIDGIDFRSNVINNQGVAYRGVDGLLEKDFAMKQVEENILIPTSDFSDVDVHKGFEFEKISKDLFGNDRSANNAIGATNGSSEHAPNLMDMSRYGPIGYDPGDKNDVEPVIHQVRNSDELIQAVAKASKGDVINLSAGTYELSAPLAVKTKLTIQAAVASEKPTINYVGAAETPAFEMNPGGDLFLKSIGLEGNGKNYAFASLKENMSSLYNLEVVESEISNFDYVLKAYKYSFSEFIEFNSSVIKNCNNGLELASEDDDRGEYNAENLFIRDTQFDGVKSNVINYYRGGYDESTVGGNLIIEGSAFSNSGAKDPNGILINTYGIINVDISGNTFQNNRVKLVARLWGAKNNSHANNDIQNSGKLILEQNLPLKLVY; from the coding sequence ATGAAACGTCTTTTATTCTTAGTTACTTCCTTAATCATCCTCATAGGTTGCCAACAGTCAACTTCTCAAAAAGAAGTGATGGTTTCAAATATTATGGAACTAAATGAGGCCATTTCCAGTGCTACCCCTGGCACTGAAATCATCATGAAGAATGGCCCCTGGAATGATGCCCAAATTCGTTTCGTTGGGAAAGGAACTGAAGGAAGCCCGATCATACTCAGAGCGGAAACTTCAGGGCAAGTCATTTTGCAAGGCGTTTCTAATTTGAAGCTTGGAGGTGAGCACCTGGTGGTGGATGGGTTACATTTTGCCAATGGTGCCTCTCCTTCGAGAGCTGTTATCGAATTTTCCGTCAATGACGATACTCTGGCCAACCACTGTAGAGTGACCAATTGTGTGATCGATGCTTTTAATAAATCACAGCGAAACAAGCAGGATTTGTGGGTCTTATTTAAGGGGAGACACAATCAGTTGGATCATAGTTATTTAGCAGGTAAATCCAATCGAGGACCGACTATTCGAGTAGATCTTGCTGGTAATGAAAGTATCAATAACTACCACCAAATCAATAACAACCATTTCGGACCCAGACCTCCAAAAGGCGGGCCCAGTGCGGAAACGATCCAGATAGGAAACAGCTTCACATCAATGGCCCCTAGCTATACACAGGTTTATGAAAATTTTTTCGACCGATGCAATGGAGAAGTGGAGGTCATTTCCAGTAAGACCAATTTCAACGAATTCAGGAACAATGTTTTCTACAAGAGTGAGGGATCTTTGGTTACGCGTCATGGGAACTATTGCATTGTAGATGGCAACTACTTCATTGGAGATGAAGACTCACCTCATGTTGGTGGAGTAAGGTTGATTGGCACCGGACATTGGATCACCAATAACTATTTTTATAACCTAAGGGGAGAAATTTTCCGGGGACCACTTGCGGTAATGAACGGAATTCCTAAATCACCGCTCAATCGATACATCCAGGTTACAGATGTGGTGGTAGCTCATAATACCTGGGTGAACTGTAAGTCCCCCTGGCAATTTGGAGTGGGGTCTAACATTGACCAAAGAGAGGTGCTACCACCTTCGGAAATCCGATCTGAGACTCCAATTAGAACTTTGGTGGCAAACAATATTATCTACAATACAAATGGTGACGAAGTGCCGGTCCTTCGGTACGATTCTATCGATGGTATTGATTTTCGTAGCAATGTGATCAACAATCAAGGAGTTGCTTATCGGGGAGTAGATGGACTTTTGGAGAAGGATTTTGCCATGAAGCAAGTGGAAGAGAACATATTGATTCCTACCTCAGACTTTAGTGATGTTGATGTCCACAAGGGATTTGAGTTTGAAAAGATCAGCAAAGACCTTTTCGGTAACGACCGAAGCGCAAATAATGCTATTGGGGCAACAAACGGTTCAAGTGAGCATGCACCCAATTTGATGGACATGTCTCGATATGGGCCAATAGGGTATGACCCAGGTGATAAAAATGATGTTGAGCCGGTGATTCATCAGGTAAGAAATTCAGATGAGCTGATACAAGCAGTAGCAAAAGCATCGAAAGGAGATGTGATCAATCTGTCCGCTGGAACCTATGAGTTAAGTGCCCCTTTAGCTGTGAAGACGAAACTGACCATACAAGCTGCGGTAGCTTCCGAGAAACCTACCATTAATTATGTTGGAGCTGCTGAGACTCCTGCATTTGAAATGAATCCTGGAGGTGATCTGTTCCTGAAGTCCATCGGACTCGAAGGAAATGGCAAGAATTATGCCTTTGCCAGCCTCAAGGAAAACATGTCTAGTCTCTACAATTTAGAGGTGGTTGAATCTGAGATTTCCAACTTTGATTATGTACTAAAGGCTTATAAGTACTCCTTTTCAGAGTTCATTGAATTCAATTCGTCAGTGATCAAAAACTGCAACAATGGCCTGGAGCTTGCTTCCGAAGACGATGATCGTGGAGAGTACAATGCAGAAAATTTGTTCATTCGGGATACCCAATTCGATGGCGTAAAAAGCAATGTCATCAACTATTATCGTGGCGGTTATGATGAATCAACTGTCGGTGGGAATTTGATCATTGAAGGAAGCGCTTTCTCCAATAGTGGTGCTAAAGACCCAAATGGTATTTTGATCAATACGTATGGTATCATCAATGTGGATATTTCAGGTAATACTTTCCAGAATAACCGGGTCAAACTGGTGGCGCGACTGTGGGGTGCAAAGAACAACTCACATGCTAACAATGACATCCAAAATTCAGGCAAATTGATCCTCGAACAAAACCTGCCATTGAAGCTGGTTTACTAG
- a CDS encoding TonB-dependent receptor — MNYFLRSTIGRAKGVMCLLVMFCCLVSMSAHAQGTISGRITDENGEGLPGVTIRVQGTSTGTSTDIDGNFNVTAASDAVLEISSIGFRSESIAVNGRTIINVTMEVDVEELNEVVVIGYGSVQKSDITGSVSSVKTKDLQAFPLLNAAQALQGRAAGVVVQSENGGEPGASIDIKIRGATSFSASSSPLVVVDGFVGATMPQQNDIESIEILKDASAAAIYGSRGSNGVILVTTKKGVPGKVTVEVNSTISSSETSNRLDLLNADQFAEFQQILNPAFVQGPANTDWQEVLFRNGTVHNHQFSVAGGSENINFYASANYFNQEGVIINSAFERVSFLANMDAKVNDKVKIGVSLFTRRSVKDGVSTQSTGQTANGGGDDVIGLMFRFRPDLGIFNDDGSFTSQNIGGLLDNPFAVATERIEETKEDRNRANLYLDYKIIEGLSFRTTLGLRSRNENISTFIPSTLTETDGGLGGTARISNRQSNHLLNENFITYTRGIGEGNLTFVAGHSYQRDVTERFSAGAQGLIKDSFSFHNLAGADVALTPTSSFSETEIESQFGRVNFDWADKYLITATVRRDGSSRFSENEKYAIFPSAAVGWRVSNEPFLSSNPFVSNLKVRASYGVTGNTSIPALSSFATFDDVAGLGVGGVVAGVVPDQAANGNLRWESSYQTNLGLDLGLFDDRVELELNYYNIDTEDLLMPDFNTPLYLGNLTRFALTNIGEINNKGFEISLGTSNIITNDLQWTTDFNWSTNRTEVITLIDGLDVFLDASPGYFSRDRTHILREGEVPGMFWGYVYQGVFTGGALPEGTAMFEGGTIGDPMFAEVADVEGNFDGVIDTNDQQIIGDPTPDFTFGINNTVSYKNFDLNVFIQGSQGGEIFNLTRVQLLNGDANASTDILNAWTLQNPDSNIPRVGNNSQRELSTRFVEDGSYIRLKNLALGYTLPAELVEKVGLSSARVSFSAQNLLTITDYSGLDPEVSYFGGGGESTGDANTTNGFDYGNYPTIVSYTFSLNLKF, encoded by the coding sequence ATGAATTATTTTTTACGAAGTACGATTGGACGAGCCAAAGGGGTGATGTGCCTCCTGGTTATGTTCTGCTGCTTGGTTTCCATGAGTGCCCATGCACAAGGAACCATCAGTGGTCGGATCACCGATGAGAATGGTGAAGGGTTACCTGGAGTTACAATTAGAGTTCAGGGGACGAGTACAGGTACAAGTACTGATATCGACGGGAATTTCAACGTAACAGCTGCTAGCGACGCAGTTTTAGAGATTTCATCAATTGGATTTCGGTCGGAATCTATTGCTGTTAATGGAAGAACTATCATCAATGTCACCATGGAAGTAGACGTTGAAGAGCTGAATGAAGTGGTGGTCATTGGATACGGCAGTGTTCAAAAAAGTGATATTACAGGAAGCGTATCTTCTGTCAAAACAAAAGACCTACAGGCATTCCCGCTATTGAACGCGGCACAAGCGTTGCAAGGTAGAGCGGCAGGAGTCGTTGTGCAGTCGGAAAATGGAGGAGAGCCTGGAGCTTCCATCGATATTAAAATTAGAGGGGCAACGTCTTTCTCAGCGAGCAGCTCTCCACTGGTCGTGGTGGATGGTTTTGTCGGAGCGACCATGCCCCAGCAAAATGACATTGAATCGATCGAAATTTTGAAGGATGCCTCAGCTGCTGCGATCTATGGCTCGCGAGGATCAAATGGTGTGATTCTGGTGACCACTAAAAAGGGAGTACCGGGAAAGGTGACCGTTGAAGTGAATTCGACTATTTCATCTTCAGAAACTTCCAACAGATTGGACTTGCTGAATGCAGATCAGTTTGCGGAATTTCAGCAAATCTTGAATCCTGCCTTTGTGCAAGGGCCTGCGAATACAGACTGGCAGGAGGTGCTATTTCGAAATGGAACGGTTCACAACCATCAATTTTCCGTAGCTGGAGGAAGCGAGAATATCAATTTTTATGCATCGGCTAATTACTTCAATCAGGAGGGAGTCATCATTAACTCCGCCTTTGAGCGAGTATCCTTTCTTGCCAATATGGATGCAAAGGTCAATGATAAGGTGAAAATAGGAGTGAGTCTCTTTACACGTAGAAGTGTAAAAGATGGCGTTTCTACGCAATCCACAGGACAAACTGCCAATGGAGGTGGAGATGATGTGATTGGCCTGATGTTTAGGTTCAGACCTGACTTGGGTATTTTCAACGATGACGGAAGCTTCACTTCTCAAAACATAGGAGGATTACTCGATAACCCGTTTGCGGTTGCTACCGAGCGCATCGAGGAGACCAAGGAAGATAGAAATAGAGCCAATCTATATTTGGATTATAAAATCATTGAAGGCTTAAGTTTTAGAACAACACTTGGTCTACGATCCAGAAATGAAAACATCAGTACCTTCATTCCATCTACGCTCACCGAGACTGATGGTGGTTTAGGCGGTACAGCGCGCATAAGCAATCGTCAGTCCAATCACTTGCTCAATGAAAATTTCATCACCTACACCCGAGGAATAGGAGAAGGTAATTTGACATTTGTAGCAGGTCATTCTTATCAAAGAGATGTAACCGAAAGGTTTTCTGCGGGAGCACAAGGATTGATCAAGGACAGCTTTAGCTTCCATAATCTGGCAGGTGCAGATGTTGCTTTGACACCTACTTCTAGCTTTTCCGAGACGGAAATCGAATCGCAATTTGGTCGGGTCAATTTTGATTGGGCGGATAAATACTTAATTACTGCCACGGTAAGAAGAGATGGATCTTCCAGATTTTCAGAAAATGAGAAATATGCGATTTTTCCTTCAGCTGCCGTAGGCTGGCGGGTGTCCAATGAGCCTTTCCTAAGTTCTAATCCTTTTGTTTCTAACTTGAAAGTAAGAGCGAGTTATGGCGTAACCGGTAACACGTCTATTCCTGCCTTGTCTTCTTTTGCCACTTTCGACGATGTAGCCGGATTAGGCGTGGGTGGAGTGGTTGCAGGTGTGGTTCCTGATCAGGCCGCCAATGGCAACCTTCGCTGGGAATCATCCTATCAAACCAATCTTGGTCTTGATCTTGGCCTATTCGATGATCGGGTAGAGCTGGAATTGAATTACTACAACATTGATACCGAAGATTTATTGATGCCTGATTTCAATACGCCATTGTACCTGGGGAACCTGACCCGATTTGCACTGACGAACATTGGAGAAATTAATAATAAAGGATTTGAGATATCATTAGGAACGAGCAACATCATCACCAATGACCTGCAATGGACCACTGATTTCAATTGGTCCACGAACCGAACCGAAGTAATTACTTTGATTGACGGCCTGGATGTATTTTTAGATGCATCTCCCGGGTATTTCAGTAGAGACCGGACGCATATCCTTCGTGAAGGCGAAGTGCCAGGTATGTTTTGGGGATATGTATACCAGGGCGTGTTTACTGGCGGGGCACTTCCCGAAGGGACAGCCATGTTTGAAGGAGGAACCATTGGTGATCCTATGTTTGCAGAGGTGGCAGATGTGGAAGGGAATTTTGATGGGGTGATCGATACCAATGATCAACAAATCATCGGCGACCCCACGCCAGATTTTACATTTGGTATCAACAACACGGTTTCTTACAAGAATTTTGACCTAAACGTCTTTATTCAAGGTTCACAAGGGGGCGAGATCTTTAATTTGACCCGCGTACAATTGTTGAATGGCGATGCGAATGCCAGTACGGACATTTTGAACGCCTGGACCCTGCAAAATCCGGATAGTAACATCCCAAGAGTGGGGAACAATTCACAAAGAGAGTTGTCGACACGGTTTGTTGAAGATGGAAGCTATATCCGTCTGAAAAACCTGGCACTGGGCTATACGCTTCCAGCAGAACTTGTTGAAAAGGTTGGATTATCCTCCGCGAGGGTGTCATTCAGCGCACAGAACCTATTAACGATCACTGATTACTCTGGATTAGACCCTGAAGTAAGCTACTTTGGAGGAGGCGGTGAAAGTACCGGTGATGCCAATACGACCAATGGTTTTGATTATGGGAACTACCCGACCATCGTGTCCTATACGTTCAGTCTTAACCTAAAATTTTAA